The Zingiber officinale cultivar Zhangliang chromosome 2A, Zo_v1.1, whole genome shotgun sequence genomic sequence GAATAAATTATGATCTTCCAACCCATTCTTTAATTTCGATCCAATTTCCAAATTAACATTAGTCAACTTCTTCATCTTTCTTAATCACTGCTGCAGTCGGCCGCCGGAGCAGGCTCCCCGGTACTCTTCCAGCAAGTCGTGCTTCCACGGGATCAAGCTCTGCGGCGGGAAGCAGCACTTGCAATCCGCCTCGCACCGCCGCGGCCTCTCCGCCGGCGCTCCTCCCGCCTCCTCCCGCTGACCCTCTGGGGGACCCATCGACGCGGCCTCCCAGAGCGGGCCCCAGCACTCGATGCGGTTGAACTCCAAGAGGTTGGAGTGGAAGTAGACCCACACGGTGGCCTCCTCCAGCTCCGGGTAGCTGTCGAACAGCGCGCCGTCGCCGTGGACGAACGCCTTCAGCACCACCGGCAGCTCCTTGCGGAAGATGTAGCAGCGGAGGCCGGCGATGAGGTCCAGCAGCACGTGGCCGCCGCTGATGTGGCAGTGCACGTGCAGCGACATCTTCCCGCGCACCTTCCGCCACTCCGCCACCACCTCGTCCCTCTGCAGCCTGTTGTACCACCCCTGCAACTGCTCAAAAAACAGAGCATCCTCTCTAAGAACACTCACACAGACACGACGAACTTCACTACTCTCGACGCTCGTCCGATCCGATCAAAAGCTCGACTTACCTGAGCCCGATTGATGGTGTCGGAGATGGCGAGCGTGATCTTGGCGGTGATGTCGCTGTGGGTGAGCGTGTAGGCCCTCGGCAGCTTCCCCGGGTGCTTCTCCTCCTCTGTTCCCAAGAACAGCACCTTCAGCTTCGACGCCTCGAAGATTGCCGGCCCAAACAGCCTCGCAACCTAATCACCACCATCAACTCtccaaagtgaaaaaaaaaaacaaaaagcagaagaagaagaagaagaagaaagaagaagaaaactagagaTGATACCGGAACAACGGatcgtcttcttcctcttctctgctTGCTGAAGTCGAACAGAGAAGAAAAACTCCGCTGCTGCTGCTGTTGCTGCTTCAGTTGCACAGGCTGCAGCAACATGGCGGCTGAGAATCCCATCCTCACCGAGCAAGAAGGAGAAGCAATACCCTAATTAGCAATTCTCCTCCGGTTTCTACGGAAGTCAGAAGCCAAAAAGGAAAACCGAAGGCTTTAGAAGGCAATTGGAATCAGAACGGAGGAATCGCCACGGCTCTCCTTTATTTTCCAACGTGAGATCTCTTAATGCACGTTGATGGGGAGGAAGAGGACAAGGGAGGTTGGCCAAAGCGGGAAGTCAGTGAGATTGCTTGGAATGCGGGTGAGAAAGCAAAGGCGGCGTGTGGGAATCTCGATCGCTTGCCGCAGACGGTTGCTTCCCGGGGAATTCaaccaagtaaaacctttttTTCTGAAATTAGCTGGCGATCTACTCCGACACGTGTCCCCGTTACGTTTGATGATAGTTTGGATAGAAATTTAGTAGAAGGAATGCGTTGACCGCAACTCTGGTTTTCGTCGGCTGGATTCGGTGGGGATCTAATGGGAACTGTCGGAGTGCGACGCGTGCGCTTTGAGATTCGGATTGGCTGATTGGTTCGATTTGGCTTCTTTAAATCGGTCAAATTTGACGAGAGGCCGGTCGAGTCATCATCTATCTGTCTCCGGTCGAACCCAATGTACTAATTGGACCGCAACTCTGTTTTTTCCGATTTTTGGTGCTTTACTTAAACTTCTCTTCctaaatttactattttttttaaaaaaaaataattttaattaaaatgacGTACTGTTGATGGGAATTGATACTCACGTTGTGGGCCGGATCAAATCGGTTTGGGCTTGGGGTTTTTGTAAGCCCTAGAAATCTCCTTAAAACCGCTGTTCATTAACGTGGTTCGGCCATGGCGATGGAGATCTCCCACCACCGCGTCCCGTCTATCGCCGTCGCCGCCTGATGCGCCCTCTACTTTCTCGCATCACCGCAGGTCTCGCCGCCGCCGCCCTCTCCGCCTTCCCCTATCCCTCCCCTCCTAATATCCTCTTCTTTGTCGCAGAGGTCGCCGCCCACTCGGCCCTACACCTTTCTAAACCCCCCTCCCTTCCCCCTCATCTTCTTTCCGCGCCTCGCCGTCGCCTCTACCACGTGGTTCCCATGAAACCGCCCTCCTCCTCCCCGCCGCCGCCGCTCACCTTCTCGTCTCCCGAGTCTCTCTCCGATTGGATTCGGCCTCACCTCCCCGTCGACCCTGTCGCCTCGTGGGGCGCGGTTCCTGGCACCAAATCTCTCAGCAATCTGTGGCTCGAGATCAACCATGGCGAGACGAGTCTCGAACTGAAACCAAATTCCCAGGATGATGCGAGAGGCGAAAAAGATGGAACCTTTACCGTCCTCCGAGTTGTTAACGTGACTATCGTCAGGATCCGCAGTTCTAGAGGCGAAGTCCTTGTCGAATCCCACCAGCTTCTCTCTGATGGCACTGTGCGACACAGGTCCCGCCCCCTTTCCGAGAAGATGATGCCCGGGGAGGCTGTGGAGGAAGCTGCCCATCGTGCAGTTCGTGAGGAATTGGGGAAAGATGTGGTAAGGATTTTACCTGGCTCGTATCAAATGAGGGTGGAGGAAAGGGCTTCCGCCTCTTACCCAGGCCTCCCTGCAAGGTACATTCTGCATTCAGTTGATGCCGAAGTGGAAGGATTACCGGAGGTGGGAGAGTTCTCTTCGGAAGAGAATGGAGAGGGTGTTGAGGCAGTGGAGAAGGCAGTTTTTGTTAGGAGGCACTTCTGGAAATGGGTTGATGTTGATGGCATCATACAGCAGTCCTAGCGATGATTTGGGGTGAAGTTTTGGTTAGATTTATTACAGTTACTAACCTATTTCATATGCATGATCTGCAATTACTATAGAAATTTGTTTCTGCATTGGCGTATAAGGTGAGGGTATTGAAAGATTGGAACAATGCTGATAGTTCATTAGTATGTAATCAACATGACAGCTGAAATTTCTATGTCAAATTAGTTTTGCCCTAACAATTGATGCTATATTACATATTTTATTCTTTTGCTGACTTGATGTTTGTATAATGTCAATAGTAAATTAGTATGTGAACACCATGACAGCTGAAATTCTTATGCCTGATTAATTTTTCTGTAACAATTTGTGCTATGTTACATATTTTCTGGGTTTGCTTGATGTTTGTCTCTTTTCTCCCATCCTGCTATGAAGAAAAATATTCACATTTTAAAATATCCCAATGGGAATAGGGGAAGGGGTCAGATTTATCCTAATGGTAACAAAAGTAACAATACAGTCTATAATATTATATCAGTTCACAAAAGGGGTGGATATAGATAACTGTTATTGATGCATAGGATGGACACCAAGTAGTTGATATTGTACCTCTAGGACCAAAACTTTTTGTTTCAGAAGATGAATCCATTAAGCTTGATCAACCATTAATAAACAATCCCAATATGAGAGACTTTGGTTGGACATGCAGATGTTGTGCTTGCAGGCCTATTAGGGTCCAAGGCCTATTAGGGTCCAAGGTCCTTTGTTCTTCTTTGCGTCTGCTATTTTGGGACATGTTTTTTTACTTCTTAAAAAGGAGTTTGTAGAGGTTCAATCGCACATAATTAGTTTCTAGGTGTGGGGATTTCTTAACATCAAGTTGGCTAAACATGCAAATTTTCATTGCTTTGTTTATGCCTTTTTTTGTTTTGCGGAATGTCTGGAATTCGTTACTCGTATCCTATTCTTAGTTATAGTCATACAGAAGAAGAGAATACAAGGGAGGGATGcccaaaacaaacaaaaaaaaatgaaatccttttagGAAGGATTACTGGTCTTTATGAATCCTATATTTGACATAAGAAAAATGAAGGAATGCTTTTTCTTTGTCATATTATATCGAAACAATAATTATTTTTCTCTTGTTTGTCAAAGATTACCATTCCTTCTTTTCTGGGTCTGCTAGAACTCTTTTTTATAGATTCATAGGAAGTTATGAACaaataaagagagaaaaagaattaaggGGAATAATTGACTAAACAAATAGAAATTCTATTAACTTAAACTTCTAActcaaagaaattcaaatttcaaattatagAGTAAGTTGCATTGGTAGTTTACTACAGAAAGAAAAATTTTGTAAGAAAAATTTCAAATACAGCACAATAAGTACCAAATGCTGTATTATCTAAGAGTAGAGTGCTGAGTAAAACATCAGAGCAAATGATCATCCATTTTGTCATTTTATTTctacaaaacaaatataatattttGATTATGTTGACTGGATAACCTTTCAATCTGAATTTATATATTTCCCAACAAATATGTTATGGAATAGAACAAAGTCTTCTTGTATTCTAATATCTTATGTGAATGACAGCCTTATTCTAAAGATCAGTGTTCGAAAAAAATCAGCCTAGGTGGCCACCTAAGCGCCACCTAGGCGTTAGGTGCTAACTAATCACACTGAAAACATGCTAGTTGGTTAGCCTAGGCAGTCTTGGCTCCTAGGTGGGATTAGGCAGCCCTAGGCGTCGACTAATCAGTCGAATCATCTAGCCGCTGCAGAAATAGTGTAGGGTTTTCATGATTTCTTTTAGTTTagacttttaaatttaaagtccAATTAAAAAAAACTGAAATATAACCTTTTTTTTGTGTTGGGCTTAAGTTTTATAAGCCCTAAACTTTGGTCCAACAAGAAAATCCATTTGTTGGCTTGCCTCCAAACTTAATCTTCATCAGAGCGAATGAAGAAACCCATATTTTGAAGAAATCAGAGAGTTAAACGGTTGGAGAAATCGATTTGAAGAAAATTTATTGTATCTTTCCTCAACTGAGCGACTGGAAAGGGATTGAATTGAAGGTTGGCCAAAGCCTAATCCTTTGAAAAAGTCATTTCATCAGACAAGCTCGAAAAaactctagagtgagagaacttttTGTGGATGATTTTGCAttcaaagaagaagaggaggatcacaatgatgatattgagtttgtgtttGATGAAAAATAAGtcgttgaaaattatggagaagtagaataaatttgtgatattttattaattatgtaattttaaattcattttaaatttgatgtcaTTATGTTAGAATATGATTTATTGTGTCATATATGTTGATACCGTGGAATCCGCTTAGCGACGCATAGTCCCCGCCTAGGTGGCCTAGGCGTTGATTTGGCAGTGTTCGACTAgtgcctagcgaattttagaatcTTGCTAAAGATTGAAATGTTGCTCCATCTTGGTAATCTGTCCGTTACTATTTGATAATGCCATTGTATTTCTTAAACTCGTAGCATTTGCAGTGTATTTAACTGCTTTTGAACATTAGAGATGTTTTGGTACTTATTGTGAATATTGCCAATGGTAGTGTAAGGTGTTTTCTATTTTATAATTCTCAAACGAGTAATGAGTAAAAGACATATGGTCATCCCTGTTCCTCATGGTTTGAATGAGCGTAGTTCCATGAAGATTAAAAGAACCACACGACTTATTTTATCGGAAGTTGGCAATACGATGTTAAGGTTTTTACCATAAAACATTAGCTAGTTCTTTGTAGTGGTTCTAAAGCAAAAACTGATAGCATTGTTATTACTCTGTAGTGGCTCTAATTCCACTATTGTTTATCTATTTAACTGTTTCTAATGGCCTTGTAGATGCATCTTATTatctttttttgtttcttttttcagCAACACATTTTCGCGTACGAACACGTTAGATATTCTGTTTTTCTTTGAACTAGTTAAACTAAGTTTCTCAACATAGTGTAGAATGATGAAAGTAATATACTCCAAGAAAAATGTCTTGCTTATTCGGTAAGTATATTGTTCATGTTCCTGGAACTTCTAAATTGAGTGActgaagtataccttgaagcatCACTAATGTTATACAGGCATGATTTCGGATCCATCACTAAATAAGACTACAGTCTTTACATCACGTTTGTAGACCAAATGCTTCTTTCACTTCTGATCAATGCAATTTGTTTATAGATACCTCAATCTTTTTGTATTACTTCTCATTCTCCCCTTACCTCACACATACATTTTTTCTATCAAGTAAACTCAACCTTTAAAAAACTTCACTTCTGATTTGTTTTCTATTGTTTGTCTTGATTGTTATCTGATTTGTTGGGTTATCAATTCTTTGGTAAAGccaaaaaaagaggaaagaagcATTGTGTTTTCCATCAATTATTTAGTTAAAGCCCCAAAAACTAGTAAAGAAGGCAGACTGCGTTGTGGTTGCATTCATCATCATTAACTAGTAGTTCATAGGGCATCAGATTCTGTGCCCACCAAAGTGTGATCATTGAGTGAATTGTACCCCTCAGCTTTTACTTTTTAGTGAGATTATTTCCTTCTATTTCGTGTGATCCTTGTCTTCGTTGATTGAACGGCATTTTACTGAACATTTCACTGGTTCAATTTTTATAACTCTAAAAGTATGTGTCATATTTCTGTTACATCcttctttttaaacttaaaattttcactACTTATTCAAAATGAATAATTTACTGTTCTAAGTTTATATTGTCAAATTCAGAACTACATACATATATACATTTAGAAAGCTTTTAGTAGTAAATGTactatattaattttgatttaaaataattcagatttttttaaatttatcatcaCTTAAGagctattaatttttaaacttgtaAAGGTTCCAACaccattaataaaattttattgtttaaaaaatatcaaaattttaaagtgtaatttaaattaaaatcaatactCATACAAACCTCTTTAATACGTCCATGGTCTTAAATCTGAATTTAACAACGTAAATTAAGAGAGCAGTCAATTTTTGAACTGAgttgaaaaaaaaacttgaacATGGAGAGCaataaaaaaaaccaaaaaaaaaaaagagtgtatAATGAATGGGAGTATGATATTTATCTTTtagaattatgaaagttagatgggtgaaattgaaatttttaatcttaaagtTGTGCTTACAGGGTCCCTCCATATAGCAAAAAGAAACAATGTTGGGCTTCAAGTAGAGACCATTAATGGATGCTCCAAGCAAAGTAAATGCTTATTCTTGTTCTGATCTCCATGAAGAATTGGATTCTTCTGAGCACTGTGTTTTCTCTGACATAAAAGAAGAAGATTGTAGAAATTTCAAGAAAAAACACAATCAATagagattgttttttttttttgggtagaAAATATAAACATTTTGAGGGAATGAGTTGTTGTTTATTGATTGACATGAAACAGCGGTTGGTCGATTAAGCTTAAGCACGTTAAAATTACAAACTTAACATGAGATTAACTAAGCTTAAGCACCGAGCCGGCTCAGACGTCGACGTCGCAGTCCGGTTCGCCGAGCAGCGGAACCGGACCGGCGAGACCCTTCTTGAAGCCGACGAGCACGTCGCAGCGGACGTAGACGCCGTTCCAGCGGCCTCTAAACGGGCCGGACTTGTACCTGACCCGGCCCACTACCAAGAGCCGGAGCCCCACGATGCCGTAGGCCTGGTCGGCGGCCAGCCCCGCCGCCGCGTCCGGGGACACGGGCACCGACCCGCCGCCCAGCACCGGGGACACCGCCACCGTGCTCTGGGGATCCTGGAAGACGGGCGGGAGCGGCTCCGGAGGGGTGACGGGCTGGCCGCGGTAGGCGACGTAGGCGGAGAGGTGGTCGTAGAAGGCGGCGGCGCGCCGGCTGGGGTTGCGGATGACCAGAGTGAACTGCATGCTGGTGGAGAGCGCGGTGGCCGGGGAGGACGAGGAGGATGCGTTGGAGAGGTCGTAGATGGCGGCGGCGACCACGGAGAAGCGGGGGGTGGAGGGCCGGTACACGAGGTAGAGGATGAGGGCGGTGAGGCCGGCGAGGAAGAGGAACAGGAGGAGGGAGAGGATCAGGAGGCGGCCGCCGCGGGGGGCACGATTGCTCTTCTCGCTCATCTCTCTTTTGTTCCGAACCGGCGAGGAGCAGAAGGAAGGAGAAAGACGAGAAGAAGCAGCAACGAAAGAGTGACGAGCGAGAGCCAGAAGTGGAGGATTTAAGACCGACTGAGAGTACACGTGTCAACCGGTTCAGGCGGCCAGTTCTGGCTCGGCATAAAACGGACCGTGTTCGTGACGGTCCCATTTGAAGTTCAGtagtatataataataataataaaaagtttTATTCCACTAAGTACCCAAAGAAGGCATATGAAACAAGGCGACAGGCCATGTCACATGTGAAAGAGATGTCGTGTGTTAGGCTCGATAGGAATTGCAAGTGGAAGTCGAAGATGCAGCTCCATCTTCTTCGCCGACTTATATGCTCTTCAAAGTAGAGTGAGGCAGTGCTATAACTTCGACGTCGGTTTCGATGGGCTTGCGCCTTCGAATGCATGCTCTAGCACATCCTCGATGCGCTTCACAAGCAGCATCTGGCAAAGTATATAGTGATCGTTAGACAAGAGTAGTAGTCTCCTACTATTATCAAGAATCATGGAATTTTGCTGAACAAGCACGAGCAGTCCAGTCGATCACTGTGGTTGATAATGAAGAGTTTCGATTTCGGTAACCCCTACTGTATCAAAATTGTGACAAAGGTTATCGATATGATCTTCGATCGTATCGGAGGTATTATCATCAGGTTAACTGCGGGCGCAAAATGTGCATCATAGAAGGTTAAGCAAAAGATGAACATTTAGATGAAGGCAAGCAGTACCTCCATGCCGGCAAGAATGGCTGATGGAACTTCAGCCAAATCCTTTGAGTTTCGTTCAGGCAATATTACTCGTTTGATACCATACCGATTCGCGGCCAGTACCTTATAGAGTCAGAGAAGGGATTTTTTAACTTctttttttattgaaaaaaatGTGAAACAAAACTTAGTTATCGTAGCACCAACCTTATCCTTGATACCGCCAACGGGTAATACAAGGCCTTTGAGGGTCATCTCTCCGGTCATTGCAGTGTCTGCTCTAACTTTCCTTTGGCTGAATAGTGATACTAAGGCTGTTACTAAAGTAATTCCCGCAGATGGTCCATCCTTCGGCACAGCACCAGCGGGAAAATGAATATGAATATCTTGCTTCTCAAGCAAACCGATATGATCACCAGCAGTTGACAGATTGAGATCTGCGGCCCTTGCTCTCACCTGTTGTGTATAAAAATGAAGATATAATTCGATATATCAAACTTTTTAGACACCAGTGAACAACACAGAGATTAGCAGCAATTTAGATGGGATCAGTTTTCTGTATTGTTCAGAAATGTTCCAGTAAGTACGACACAGAAGTATTGAACAAGAGTTCCAATGACAACTTATTACTTGTTTGAAAAAGTGATGATGAAAAAGAGAAGTATGGATGCTTGGGGAATATTCTTCAAGCATTCCCATGGCAATTGTGCAGTTCAAAATAGAGAATATGTTGAACTGCAACAGAATTCAAGAATGTGTGTTGGATAACCTCGAAATATGATGGCCATCATATTTTGGATTTTTTGATGCAGGAATGAAATTTGGCTCTTTGGAATGTCCTAAAGGAATTCTCATGAGATGTGTCTCAGTCTCTATGCGTAAAGTTTAAATAAGATTTAACTGTAATTCAAGGATTCTAAACTATAACTCAAAAGCTAACATGAATGCCATTCAATCTTCCATTATGCTATCCCAAGAAAAGAGGTAGATGCATCAAGCAAGAAAAATACCCATGTAAGAGCTATATGTGCTGATTCTTTAATGACATCTCCAAGTTGTCCTGTCAAATGCAAATCACCCTTCCCCACCATTGTTGTGGCTTCAATAAACTGAATGTCACCACCAAAGGTTGTCCAGACAAGACCGACGACTATTCCTGGAGTAGCTACACGGTCAGCAGTTTCTTTCTCGTCGAATCTAGGAGGCTGCAATTTTCAGCTAATTATATTTCAGAAAAGTATTTTGAAGACAAGATGAAGCTGAATAGAAAGTAAAAGAAATATTTGATTGTCTAAGATATAGGTGGCTACCCCAAGCACTTTTTCAAGCATAGCCTCATCTATGATCATAACTGAGGCACTTGAGAAAGAATTTGATATTCCCTGACTGTCGACACTCAAAGGAATGACTTCCATTTCAACTTCAGCAGTATCAACAAGCCTGGTGTTCATCAAAGAAGTCTTTGGGTGATTGTCTTTGCCAAGGTGAACCATGAAGTCTTTTTCAGCAACCTTGACAGCAGCTGCACGAGCCAGAGCAGCTAAGTTCCTTTCAAGATTACGAACACCGGCTTCTCTAGTATATCTCTGAATAATTAGTTTCACAATGCCCTGCACATAAATATCAGAAACAAGTAAAATTTTGTCACGAAGTCTATATGCCAGTGATAAGAAAAACCTTGTTCCAACATGAACTACCACTCTGCGCATACATGTGATCCCTAGCTTCCTTCACCAGTAAAGATCATAATATACCTTTAAATCAGAGTGATAAGGAGCATGTTGCACGGACAACTAGAAGGCATGCGCTCTATTCCATATATATGGGCTGATTAAATGTTAAGACTTTGTGAATCAAGGAACTTTTGTGAAATAGACAACAAATAAGTCATAAAATGATGTTATTATATACACACATACATTTATTCATGCCAAATTTTATCTGACCTCTAACCACATATTCACATAATCTGAAAATAAATAGGCATGCCCATGTTTTCTTGTCTTCGTGAACaaactaagggtgcgtttggtttgccccatttt encodes the following:
- the LOC122042644 gene encoding protein STAY-GREEN, chloroplastic-like, which produces MGFSAAMLLQPVQLKQQQQQQRSFSSLFDFSKQRRGRRRSVVPVARLFGPAIFEASKLKVLFLGTEEEKHPGKLPRAYTLTHSDITAKITLAISDTINRAQLQGWYNRLQRDEVVAEWRKVRGKMSLHVHCHISGGHVLLDLIAGLRCYIFRKELPVVLKAFVHGDGALFDSYPELEEATVWVYFHSNLLEFNRIECWGPLWEAASMGPPEGQREEAGGAPAERPRRCEADCKCCFPPQSLIPWKHDLLEEYRGACSGGRLQQ
- the LOC122042645 gene encoding NDR1/HIN1-like protein 1; protein product: MSEKSNRAPRGGRLLILSLLLFLFLAGLTALILYLVYRPSTPRFSVVAAAIYDLSNASSSSSPATALSTSMQFTLVIRNPSRRAAAFYDHLSAYVAYRGQPVTPPEPLPPVFQDPQSTVAVSPVLGGGSVPVSPDAAAGLAADQAYGIVGLRLLVVGRVRYKSGPFRGRWNGVYVRCDVLVGFKKGLAGPVPLLGEPDCDVDV
- the LOC122042643 gene encoding uncharacterized protein LOC122042643 — encoded protein: MRPLLSRITAGLAAAALSAFPYPSPPNILFFVAEVAAHSALHLSKPPSLPPHLLSAPRRRLYHVVPMKPPSSSPPPPLTFSSPESLSDWIRPHLPVDPVASWGAVPGTKSLSNLWLEINHGETSLELKPNSQDDARGEKDGTFTVLRVVNVTIVRIRSSRGEVLVESHQLLSDGTVRHRSRPLSEKMMPGEAVEEAAHRAVREELGKDVVRILPGSYQMRVEERASASYPGLPARYILHSVDAEVEGLPEVGEFSSEENGEGVEAVEKAVFVRRHFWKWVDVDGIIQQS